In Candidatus Cohnella colombiensis, one DNA window encodes the following:
- a CDS encoding amidase domain-containing protein has translation MGDQKEISAEWKAIIFDYVSRMNEVMLNRSVEMLVGLTDFEQQKRIERCLKALGERELREGIKPVRSEMRARIERIQLVRGELLTDLAVHQIRTFEQRNLTWTEEKIERERVGFIRSGRDWRISRVRVLVDEAMLAATWHQQMQEVPLDEEENLKTQSIPRPYMNPQAVHGFKSRLWPGVGNSEDYRWDEIGRRSEYRREEVVAYAERWWNEPNPSYENFEVNCTNYVSQCIFAGGAPMNYTGRRDLGWWYRGQLNKQEHWSYSWAVANSLQKLLSQPRGYGLRAQNVERPEQLRLGDVICYDWDGNGRFGHNTIVTAFTPEGMPLVNANTVSSRHRFWDYRDSYAWTEQTRYKFFHITDEF, from the coding sequence ATGGGAGATCAAAAGGAGATTAGCGCCGAGTGGAAAGCGATTATCTTTGACTATGTGAGTCGAATGAATGAAGTCATGCTAAACAGAAGTGTGGAGATGCTTGTAGGGCTAACTGATTTCGAGCAACAGAAGCGGATCGAGCGATGTCTAAAGGCGCTTGGAGAGCGTGAACTTCGCGAAGGAATCAAGCCTGTACGCAGTGAAATGAGAGCGAGGATTGAGCGTATCCAGCTCGTTCGCGGTGAATTGTTGACGGATTTAGCCGTGCATCAGATCCGAACTTTTGAGCAACGCAATCTAACTTGGACAGAGGAAAAAATAGAGCGAGAGCGCGTCGGGTTCATCCGTTCGGGTCGGGACTGGCGGATTAGTCGTGTGCGTGTACTTGTAGATGAGGCGATGTTGGCTGCAACTTGGCATCAGCAAATGCAGGAAGTGCCGCTGGATGAGGAAGAGAACCTTAAGACTCAGTCGATTCCGCGACCGTATATGAATCCGCAAGCTGTACATGGGTTTAAATCACGGTTATGGCCCGGTGTTGGCAATTCTGAGGATTATCGTTGGGATGAGATAGGGAGGCGGTCGGAATACCGTCGAGAAGAGGTCGTTGCCTATGCCGAAAGATGGTGGAATGAACCTAATCCGTCTTATGAAAATTTCGAAGTGAATTGCACCAATTATGTGTCTCAATGCATCTTTGCAGGGGGCGCACCGATGAACTATACTGGTAGAAGAGATTTGGGCTGGTGGTACAGAGGTCAATTGAACAAACAGGAGCATTGGAGCTATAGCTGGGCAGTTGCGAATAGTTTACAGAAGTTACTTTCGCAGCCACGTGGATACGGTTTGCGCGCGCAAAATGTCGAGCGTCCGGAACAGCTGCGATTGGGAGATGTGATCTGTTACGATTGGGACGGTAATGGGCGTTTCGGACATAATACGATCGTTACGGCGTTTACACCCGAGGGTATGCCGCTCGTTAACGCCAACACAGTGAGCAGCAGACATCGTTTCTGGGACTATCGAGATTCTTACGCATGGACTGAGCAGACCCGGTATAAATTTTTTCATATTACAGATGAGTTTTAA
- the acnA gene encoding aconitate hydratase AcnA, protein MHVSTLPFQVQAELQSSGTNYRYYRLQALEEQGLGPVSKLPFSIKVLLEAAIRQFDGRAITEEHVKQLATWTQGREDKEIPFIPARIVLQDFTGVPVVVDLAAMRETVKQAGGDPKKINPLVPVDLVIDHSVMVDAFGTEDALQYNMDVEFQRNEERYRFLRWAQTAFDNFRAVPPATGIVHQVNLEYLASVAATKTKDGVTEVYPDSLVGTDSHTTMINGLGIVGWGVGGIEAEAGMLGQPLYFVMPEVVGFKLTGKLAEGATATDLALTVTQILRKKGVVGKFVEFFGPGLSNISLADRATVANMAPEYGATIGFFPVDNESLNYMRLTGREESQIALVEAYYKAQDMFRTDATPDPVFTEVLELDLSTVVPSLAGPKRPQDRIELTEMKQAFDSIVRTPIDKGGFGLNDAKLEEKVEVKHKNGAVTEIGAGAVVIAAITSCTNTSNPSVMIGAGLVAKKAVERGLKKPAYVKSSLTPGSLVVTDYLTKAGLLPYLEKLGFYVAGYGCATCIGNSGPLPDEVNAAVVDNDLTVAAVLSGNRNFEGRIHAAVKANYLASPPLVVAYALAGTVNIDLANEPIGYDNDDQPVYLKDIWPTSEEIQQAVFSSLTPDMFRAKYENVFTQNEQWNQIPVPQGELYEWDAKSTYIANPPFFTDLAPQAGDINNIKSSRVLALMGDSVTTDHISPAGNIKADSPAGKYLLEHGVTKEDFNSYGSRRGHHEVMMRGTFANIRIRNQVAPGTEGGVTTYLPTGEVMSIYDASMKYQAADTNLIVIAGKEYGTGSSRDWAAKGTFLLGVKAVIAESFERIHRSNLVGMGVLPLQFVPGQSWKSLEISGRETFEINGLSNDVQPGQQVTVTAKREDGSAFEFQAIVRLDSLVDVDYYRNSGILQTVLRQMLAGQN, encoded by the coding sequence ATTCACGTGTCAACACTACCGTTTCAAGTTCAAGCAGAGCTTCAATCGTCTGGTACGAACTACCGTTACTATCGATTGCAAGCGCTCGAGGAGCAAGGCTTAGGCCCTGTTTCCAAACTCCCTTTCTCCATTAAAGTGTTATTAGAAGCCGCAATTCGTCAATTTGATGGTCGTGCGATCACTGAGGAGCATGTCAAGCAATTGGCTACCTGGACGCAAGGTCGTGAAGACAAGGAAATTCCGTTCATTCCTGCACGGATCGTTCTACAAGACTTCACAGGCGTTCCTGTTGTCGTCGATCTGGCAGCAATGCGTGAAACAGTGAAGCAAGCAGGCGGAGATCCTAAGAAGATCAACCCGCTCGTTCCTGTTGACCTCGTTATTGACCACTCTGTAATGGTTGATGCGTTCGGCACCGAAGATGCATTGCAATACAACATGGATGTCGAGTTCCAACGGAATGAAGAGCGTTACCGCTTTTTGCGTTGGGCTCAGACAGCATTTGATAACTTCCGCGCTGTTCCTCCTGCAACAGGGATCGTTCACCAAGTTAACTTGGAGTACCTTGCGTCCGTTGCTGCTACAAAGACGAAAGACGGCGTAACTGAAGTTTATCCAGATTCACTCGTCGGAACAGACTCCCATACAACGATGATCAACGGTCTTGGCATCGTCGGTTGGGGTGTTGGTGGTATCGAAGCTGAAGCAGGTATGCTTGGTCAACCGCTCTACTTCGTTATGCCAGAAGTTGTCGGCTTCAAGCTAACTGGCAAGCTCGCTGAGGGTGCGACTGCAACTGATCTTGCGCTAACAGTTACACAAATCCTTCGAAAAAAAGGCGTCGTAGGTAAATTCGTAGAATTTTTCGGCCCTGGTCTTTCCAACATCAGCTTAGCTGACCGCGCAACAGTGGCGAACATGGCTCCTGAGTACGGCGCTACAATCGGCTTCTTCCCAGTCGATAACGAGTCTTTGAACTACATGAGATTGACTGGTCGCGAAGAAAGCCAAATCGCGCTTGTTGAAGCATACTATAAAGCACAAGATATGTTCCGTACGGATGCAACACCGGATCCGGTATTTACGGAAGTGCTTGAGCTTGACCTCTCCACAGTCGTACCAAGCTTGGCAGGACCTAAGCGTCCTCAAGACCGTATCGAGCTGACAGAGATGAAGCAAGCATTCGATAGCATTGTGCGTACACCAATCGACAAGGGTGGCTTCGGACTTAACGATGCTAAGCTTGAAGAGAAGGTTGAAGTGAAGCATAAGAATGGTGCCGTCACCGAGATCGGAGCTGGTGCAGTTGTTATTGCTGCGATTACTAGCTGTACGAACACTTCCAACCCGAGCGTAATGATCGGTGCGGGACTCGTAGCGAAGAAAGCGGTTGAGCGTGGCTTGAAGAAGCCAGCGTACGTGAAGAGCTCTCTAACTCCAGGTTCACTGGTCGTTACGGACTACTTGACGAAAGCAGGCTTGCTGCCTTATCTCGAAAAGCTCGGCTTCTATGTTGCAGGCTACGGCTGTGCAACTTGTATCGGGAACTCCGGTCCATTGCCAGACGAAGTGAACGCAGCGGTTGTTGATAACGACTTGACTGTTGCAGCCGTTCTTTCCGGTAACCGTAACTTCGAAGGTCGAATTCACGCAGCGGTGAAAGCAAACTACTTGGCTTCTCCTCCGCTTGTCGTTGCTTACGCGCTTGCAGGTACAGTGAACATTGACCTTGCAAACGAGCCAATCGGCTATGACAATGACGATCAACCGGTATATCTGAAGGACATCTGGCCAACAAGCGAAGAAATTCAGCAAGCTGTATTCTCTTCCTTGACGCCTGATATGTTCCGTGCGAAATATGAAAATGTATTTACGCAAAATGAACAGTGGAACCAAATCCCTGTACCGCAAGGCGAGCTTTATGAGTGGGATGCAAAGTCCACTTACATTGCGAACCCGCCATTCTTTACAGATCTTGCACCGCAAGCGGGTGACATCAACAACATTAAGAGCTCCCGTGTGTTAGCGCTGATGGGCGATTCAGTAACGACAGACCATATCTCCCCAGCAGGTAACATCAAAGCAGATAGCCCTGCAGGCAAATACTTGCTTGAGCACGGCGTAACGAAAGAAGACTTCAACTCCTATGGATCACGTCGTGGTCACCATGAAGTGATGATGCGCGGTACGTTCGCGAACATCCGGATTCGTAACCAAGTTGCTCCGGGTACAGAAGGCGGCGTAACGACATACTTGCCAACGGGCGAAGTGATGTCGATCTATGATGCTTCGATGAAATATCAAGCAGCTGATACGAACCTGATTGTTATTGCAGGGAAAGAATACGGTACAGGAAGTTCGCGTGACTGGGCAGCGAAAGGAACGTTCCTACTCGGTGTCAAAGCGGTAATCGCAGAAAGCTTCGAGCGGATTCACCGTTCCAACTTGGTCGGCATGGGCGTATTGCCACTGCAATTCGTACCGGGTCAAAGCTGGAAGTCGCTTGAGATTTCCGGACGTGAAACGTTCGAAATCAACGGCCTCTCCAACGACGTACAGCCTGGACAACAAGTAACCGTAACTGCGAAGCGTGAAGATGGATCAGCGTTCGAATTCCAAGCAATCGTTCGTCTGGACTCCCTCGTTGATGTAGATTACTACCGCAATAGTGGTATTCTGCAAACGGTATTGCGCCAAATGCTTGCTGGTCAAAACTAA
- a CDS encoding PDZ domain-containing protein, translated as MATGKRSWMRRNRSTVILGIIIALFLFANYWSWPYVISGPGSAEPVHPRVETGYTLEEKGELLFTTVSTYSKPNLFSLIYAKFNPRMDIQTEQQATGGMTNMTAYRNLLSWMRDSSENYALLAAYTALDKPIEVEQQGVIVRYFSPGSLASANGLQEGDIIKHVDELEVLSVQELSTYLSKKKAGDIVEVTGTRGDAPFKASVPLIDMDQKGRIGIGFISDLVLKVTPPDPVKFDFNDVGGPSAGLMMTLEIVAQLSGEDLTRGYRIAGTGTIDADGTVGQIGGINYKLMAADKEKADYFLVPYDETSLDNWRLAEETVKKLNLDLKLVPVKNLTEAVDFLKKLESKA; from the coding sequence ATGGCCACAGGAAAACGATCATGGATGCGACGCAATCGCTCAACCGTGATTCTCGGAATTATTATTGCTTTATTTCTATTTGCGAACTACTGGAGCTGGCCCTACGTAATTTCAGGACCTGGCTCAGCAGAGCCTGTTCACCCTCGTGTAGAGACCGGTTATACACTAGAAGAAAAAGGTGAGTTGTTATTCACAACTGTATCCACCTATTCCAAGCCCAATCTGTTCTCATTAATCTATGCAAAGTTTAATCCACGGATGGATATTCAAACTGAGCAACAAGCAACAGGCGGAATGACGAACATGACAGCTTACCGTAATTTGCTTTCATGGATGCGAGACAGCTCAGAAAATTATGCCCTGCTTGCAGCTTATACCGCTTTAGACAAGCCGATTGAAGTGGAACAGCAAGGTGTGATTGTTCGCTACTTCTCACCGGGAAGCTTAGCGTCCGCGAATGGACTTCAGGAAGGCGACATCATCAAGCATGTAGATGAGCTTGAAGTGCTGTCTGTACAGGAGTTGTCTACCTATCTTTCAAAGAAAAAAGCGGGCGACATTGTGGAGGTTACCGGGACTCGCGGAGATGCCCCCTTCAAGGCATCTGTGCCACTTATTGACATGGATCAAAAAGGTCGGATCGGAATCGGCTTTATAAGCGATCTCGTGCTCAAAGTAACTCCACCTGATCCCGTGAAGTTTGATTTTAACGATGTTGGCGGACCTTCTGCCGGGTTAATGATGACTCTTGAAATCGTCGCGCAGCTTTCTGGAGAAGATTTAACGCGTGGCTATCGTATCGCGGGAACTGGGACGATTGATGCGGACGGGACAGTAGGACAAATCGGTGGAATTAACTATAAGTTGATGGCCGCAGATAAGGAGAAGGCTGACTACTTCCTTGTCCCTTATGACGAAACTTCGCTCGACAATTGGAGGCTCGCAGAGGAAACGGTGAAGAAGCTGAATCTTGATTTGAAGCTTGTGCCAGTGAAAAATTTAACTGAAGCAGTTGATTTTCTGAAAAAGCTAGAATCCAAGGCATAA
- a CDS encoding IclR family transcriptional regulator: MEEEKKTVRAVERALDVLLCFTSESELSLTEIAGRIGLHKSTVHRLLATLEDRGFVTRDSATDKYRLGLSILELSANLSHSDDPSAVLLTEMERLRDELSETVSLYVRDRTERVRIQAVQSTQAIRRVATVGARLPLFVGASSKILLAFAEPSVRNSVFSDPAWPATLDQQAFLKQLDEIVLAGYATSFEEREPGAAAVSAPIFNRSGKLVAALSVSGPSNRLTPDRMHEYAPTIKEAAKMMGSMLG; this comes from the coding sequence GTGGAAGAGGAAAAAAAGACGGTTCGTGCGGTAGAGAGAGCGTTAGATGTGCTATTGTGCTTTACTTCTGAGAGCGAGTTAAGCTTAACGGAAATCGCCGGCCGTATCGGCTTGCATAAGAGTACTGTACATCGTTTGCTGGCAACGTTGGAGGATCGTGGCTTTGTTACGCGCGATAGCGCGACTGATAAATATAGATTAGGGCTTAGCATATTGGAGTTATCTGCTAATCTATCTCATTCGGATGATCCATCAGCTGTACTCCTGACTGAGATGGAGAGATTGCGTGATGAATTAAGTGAGACAGTGAGCTTGTATGTGAGAGATCGGACGGAGCGGGTAAGAATACAAGCGGTGCAGAGCACCCAAGCGATTCGTCGCGTTGCAACTGTAGGGGCGCGCCTTCCGTTATTTGTAGGAGCCTCTAGTAAAATATTGCTTGCTTTCGCCGAGCCAAGCGTGCGTAATAGTGTATTTTCTGATCCTGCTTGGCCCGCGACGCTTGATCAACAAGCGTTCTTGAAGCAGTTGGATGAGATCGTCTTAGCTGGGTATGCAACGAGCTTCGAGGAGCGTGAGCCCGGAGCAGCAGCCGTATCTGCTCCGATCTTCAATCGTTCAGGCAAGCTCGTTGCGGCTTTATCGGTATCGGGCCCATCCAATCGTCTTACTCCTGATCGGATGCACGAGTATGCACCTACCATTAAAGAAGCTGCGAAAATGATGGGCTCGATGCTGGGGTAA
- a CDS encoding alpha/beta fold hydrolase codes for MSASFSPLPQKQHELYPSAIDYSVLKHTSPNRRIAQFLLKGFFMFVFTLLALFIAIHAYVAWLLTHPFVTPLQSNPRAAVQLEYSEVTFPSSDEATKVDGWWIPASGSRQSVILSHGFGTNREEPWVPMYELANLLHQQNYNVLMFDYGFASENHRTVATGGLLESQQLRGAIQYVRSLGNDEVFVWGFSMGAGIALQAALQGEPIDAMILDSTFLFNEDTLYYNLQKYLKLPKYPSVSLIRWFLPLIGGTRLDQIPSSQVQETAYSFPILLIHGTADDKAPYTISENIAHAQTNRLSQLWIVDDAIHEMIYRTYPDQYVSHTLSFLNQVHANRFE; via the coding sequence ATGTCAGCATCGTTTAGCCCACTACCTCAAAAACAACATGAGCTATATCCATCAGCAATTGATTATTCCGTTCTAAAGCATACTTCTCCCAATCGACGGATCGCTCAATTCCTTCTGAAGGGCTTCTTTATGTTCGTATTTACACTTCTAGCATTGTTCATCGCCATACATGCCTATGTGGCATGGCTTCTAACTCATCCATTTGTTACTCCTCTTCAATCCAATCCGAGGGCCGCTGTCCAATTGGAGTACTCGGAGGTTACATTTCCAAGCTCAGACGAAGCAACGAAAGTAGATGGCTGGTGGATTCCGGCCAGTGGCAGTCGCCAATCCGTTATTTTAAGCCATGGCTTTGGAACGAATCGTGAAGAGCCTTGGGTACCGATGTACGAGCTCGCCAACTTGCTTCATCAACAAAACTATAACGTTCTCATGTTCGACTACGGGTTTGCTAGCGAAAATCATCGCACTGTTGCCACTGGTGGCCTGCTTGAATCGCAGCAATTGCGCGGAGCGATCCAATACGTACGTTCACTAGGGAACGACGAAGTTTTCGTATGGGGCTTCTCTATGGGTGCTGGGATTGCACTTCAGGCTGCATTACAGGGCGAGCCTATAGACGCAATGATTTTGGACAGCACTTTTCTTTTCAACGAGGATACGCTCTACTATAATTTGCAAAAGTATCTCAAGCTTCCGAAGTACCCTTCGGTGTCGCTCATTCGCTGGTTTTTACCTCTCATAGGTGGCACGCGACTGGACCAAATTCCTTCTTCACAAGTTCAGGAGACAGCATATTCTTTTCCCATTCTACTCATACACGGTACAGCAGACGACAAAGCACCCTACACGATATCTGAAAATATTGCGCATGCTCAAACTAACCGCCTATCTCAGCTTTGGATCGTTGACGATGCCATCCACGAGATGATTTATAGGACTTACCCTGATCAATATGTTTCACACACTTTGTCATTTCTAAATCAGGTTCACGCTAATAGATTCGAATAA
- a CDS encoding superoxide dismutase — MQRSAEMLEQMVLNKTTELEHTLSLRQSLPALESPYVELLQQWENTFSQTIEIIQSVVQEERDIPDLANQDSYSQRIAQLITNCQHQSEHYLAHLQYLEDHSTVFRNGSVDENEASIESYTEQERAQSTVPIGGHTLPPLPYSYNGLEPWIDERTMRIHHDKHHQSYVDGLNNAELKLAEARSTGDFSLVKHWERELAFNGAGHYLHTLFWVTMSPKGGGKPSGELLEEINRSFGSYDAFKKQFTEAANKVEGGGWAIVVWSPRSHRLEILTAEKHQNLSQWDVVPLLPLDVWEHAYYLKHQNDRAGYTKDWWNVVNWPYVAERYAEAQQLQWIPY, encoded by the coding sequence ATGCAGCGCAGTGCCGAGATGCTTGAACAGATGGTTCTAAATAAGACAACAGAGTTAGAACACACCCTCTCCTTACGACAGAGCTTGCCAGCACTAGAATCACCCTATGTGGAGCTACTACAGCAATGGGAAAATACGTTTAGCCAAACGATTGAGATCATTCAGAGCGTAGTCCAAGAGGAGCGAGACATACCTGATCTTGCCAATCAAGATTCTTATTCACAGCGAATCGCCCAGCTAATTACCAATTGCCAGCATCAGTCTGAGCATTACCTAGCACATCTTCAGTATCTTGAAGACCACAGCACCGTATTTCGCAATGGCTCTGTCGATGAAAATGAAGCGTCTATTGAATCTTACACTGAACAGGAAAGAGCACAAAGCACAGTTCCGATTGGTGGGCATACTTTGCCTCCACTACCTTACTCCTATAATGGTCTTGAACCGTGGATTGACGAGCGCACGATGCGCATTCACCACGACAAGCATCATCAAAGCTATGTAGATGGATTGAACAATGCGGAACTCAAGCTTGCTGAAGCGCGTAGTACCGGGGATTTCAGTCTCGTGAAGCATTGGGAGCGTGAATTGGCTTTTAATGGAGCAGGTCATTATTTGCACACATTATTTTGGGTAACGATGTCACCTAAAGGTGGGGGGAAGCCAAGTGGCGAATTGCTAGAGGAGATCAATCGAAGCTTTGGGAGCTATGATGCTTTTAAAAAACAATTTACAGAAGCCGCGAACAAAGTGGAAGGTGGCGGATGGGCGATTGTTGTTTGGAGTCCGCGTAGCCATCGCCTTGAGATCTTGACGGCAGAAAAGCACCAAAATCTAAGTCAGTGGGACGTTGTGCCACTCTTACCGCTAGACGTTTGGGAGCATGCTTACTACTTGAAACATCAAAATGATCGAGCCGGATATACGAAGGATTGGTGGAACGTTGTAAATTGGCCTTATGTCGCAGAGCGTTACGCAGAAGCGCAGCAGTTGCAGTGGATTCCGTATTAA